In a genomic window of Candidatus Hydrogenedentota bacterium:
- a CDS encoding exo-alpha-sialidase — MRCVFAPFVSIVLVAVASASADWRDVRNGYVIPDEGYCDQPYVVVLGDGAWLCTMTTGAGEEGATKQHIVSTRSPDQGKTWGPLIDIEPPGPPEASWVTPLLMPSGRVYAFYTYNADNLRSVKLSNGGETKRVDTLGQFVFKYSDDGGLTWSAERFTIPVRAFAIDRENVYGGSVRFMWSVAKPLIFENDVYIGLSKVGNFGQGFIERSEGVVLHSANLLSEPDPAKVMWETLPDGDVGLRAPEGPIAEEQNVTFLSDGALFCTYRTTQGHPCHAYSRDGGKTWTPPAYMTYAPGGRLVKHPRAANFVRRFGNGKYLYWFHNHGGKTYEGRNPVWISGGVEKDGAIHWSQPEILLYDIDPKTRMSYPDFIEDGGKFFVTETQKTVARVHEIPVDLLDGMWAHAESRVGVPRDSAVDVRGDADMTTGMSLPALPPIAPGSGFTIELRLTLPSGPANGTILDTRDDAGKGIVVSIANSAIAFALADGAASEVYESDPVLKSGATQNVTIIVDGGPRVAMFVIDGRLSDGGEARAQGWYRVGETIADINGRAAIDVAGGVGKLDVLRVYARALRVNEAIENQRADGE; from the coding sequence ATGCGTTGCGTATTTGCACCATTCGTTTCGATTGTACTCGTTGCCGTCGCGAGTGCGTCCGCGGACTGGCGCGACGTGCGGAACGGTTACGTAATTCCGGACGAGGGGTATTGCGACCAGCCGTACGTCGTGGTGTTGGGCGATGGCGCGTGGTTGTGCACGATGACCACGGGCGCGGGCGAGGAAGGCGCGACAAAGCAGCATATCGTTTCGACGCGGAGTCCGGACCAGGGGAAGACGTGGGGGCCGCTGATCGACATCGAGCCGCCGGGCCCGCCGGAGGCGTCGTGGGTGACCCCACTGTTGATGCCGAGCGGCCGTGTGTATGCATTCTATACGTATAACGCGGACAACCTGCGCAGCGTGAAACTGTCGAACGGGGGCGAGACAAAGCGCGTCGATACGCTCGGGCAGTTCGTATTCAAGTATTCAGACGACGGCGGGCTGACGTGGAGCGCGGAGCGATTCACTATCCCCGTGCGCGCGTTCGCAATCGATCGCGAAAACGTTTACGGCGGCTCCGTGCGTTTCATGTGGAGCGTTGCGAAGCCGCTCATCTTCGAGAACGATGTCTATATCGGGTTGTCGAAGGTCGGCAATTTCGGCCAGGGGTTCATCGAGCGATCGGAAGGCGTCGTCCTTCACAGCGCGAACCTCTTGTCGGAACCCGATCCCGCAAAGGTTATGTGGGAAACGTTGCCGGATGGAGACGTTGGGCTGCGCGCGCCGGAGGGGCCGATCGCGGAAGAGCAGAATGTGACGTTTCTTTCCGATGGCGCGCTGTTCTGCACGTACCGAACGACGCAGGGGCATCCGTGCCACGCGTACAGCCGCGACGGGGGAAAGACGTGGACGCCGCCCGCGTACATGACCTACGCGCCCGGCGGGCGTTTGGTGAAGCACCCGCGCGCGGCGAATTTTGTGCGGCGGTTCGGCAACGGCAAGTATCTGTACTGGTTTCACAACCACGGCGGCAAGACGTACGAAGGGCGCAATCCGGTTTGGATTAGCGGCGGCGTCGAGAAGGATGGCGCGATCCATTGGTCGCAACCGGAGATTCTGTTGTACGACATCGACCCCAAGACCCGCATGAGTTATCCGGACTTCATCGAGGATGGCGGCAAGTTCTTTGTGACGGAAACGCAGAAGACCGTGGCGCGTGTACACGAGATTCCGGTGGATTTGTTGGACGGGATGTGGGCGCATGCGGAAAGTCGCGTGGGCGTGCCGCGCGATTCAGCGGTCGATGTTCGTGGCGACGCAGACATGACTACCGGGATGTCGTTGCCGGCGCTACCGCCAATCGCGCCTGGAAGCGGATTCACGATCGAGTTGCGGTTGACGCTTCCATCGGGACCCGCGAATGGGACGATACTCGATACTCGCGACGATGCGGGCAAGGGAATTGTCGTCTCGATTGCGAACAGCGCGATCGCATTTGCGCTTGCCGATGGCGCGGCCAGCGAAGTGTACGAGAGCGATCCGGTATTGAAGTCCGGCGCAACCCAGAACGTCACGATTATCGTGGATGGCGGGCCGCGCGTGGCGATGTTCGTGATCGACGGGCGATTGAGCGATGGGGGAGAGGCGCGCGCGCAGGGGTGGTATCGCGTCGGCGAGACGATTGCGGATATAAACGGGAGAGCGGCAATCGACGTGGCGGGGGGCGTAGGGAAACTCGACGTATTGCGCGTTTACGCGCGTGCGTTGCGCGTGAACGAAGCGATCGAGAATCAGCGCGCGGACGGTGAGTAG
- a CDS encoding divergent polysaccharide deacetylase family protein encodes MSAAERTERFIQTQSSNDVPNPWGALLALACFILIASAIGIGLMERYLDTRLVYAGTVESTVGSTDGADFARADAAGEQHTDAPSLTLARYEERNDLTSKTSRIADTIETALRGAGSVYVRAAHTELRQSDTTLWQYTVLHAQFPNAFATSDLTPRLAMAVVDDSVRIEPITGAPSGQTWLSVRYHGIECATVRAFSDVTELPEFKLAALAVEWSGLNPDDIVQEFFPDPESLPLDSTDFKIDAPTPSSTPPRPYTGPLRLAIIVDDGGYGGWITEEILALPNTLTLSILPHAPYSYETAQRATELGFEVMLHMPMENVSGKTTYPGEITVTMDENEMLDLTNQALSDVPGAVGINNHTGSKFTSNAEAMRTWLDLIKERGYFFIDSRTSRYACAFEVADEMEIPSAENDLFLDHHAGPDYIRARFKQVIEMVKRHGQAIAICHFRKNTVPILKAMMPQFEKEGIEIVHASTLVR; translated from the coding sequence ATGAGCGCAGCGGAACGGACCGAACGATTCATTCAGACGCAATCGAGCAACGACGTGCCAAACCCGTGGGGCGCGCTGCTGGCGCTTGCGTGCTTCATTCTCATCGCAAGCGCGATCGGGATCGGGCTGATGGAACGCTACCTCGACACGCGGCTGGTGTACGCCGGTACCGTCGAGAGCACGGTGGGCAGCACAGACGGGGCGGATTTCGCGCGTGCGGACGCCGCTGGCGAACAACACACCGATGCGCCGTCCTTGACGCTCGCGCGGTACGAGGAGCGCAACGATCTTACGTCCAAGACGTCGAGAATCGCGGATACCATCGAGACCGCGTTGCGCGGCGCCGGGTCAGTGTATGTGCGGGCGGCGCACACGGAGCTTCGCCAAAGCGACACCACCCTGTGGCAATACACGGTACTTCACGCGCAGTTTCCGAACGCGTTCGCGACGAGCGACCTGACACCCCGGCTGGCAATGGCGGTCGTGGACGATTCGGTACGCATCGAACCGATCACGGGCGCACCTTCGGGACAGACGTGGTTGTCCGTCCGGTACCACGGAATCGAATGTGCGACGGTGCGCGCGTTCTCCGACGTGACCGAATTACCGGAATTCAAACTCGCCGCGCTCGCGGTCGAGTGGTCGGGCCTCAATCCGGACGACATCGTCCAGGAGTTCTTCCCCGATCCCGAATCGCTGCCGCTCGATTCGACCGATTTCAAGATAGACGCGCCGACGCCGTCGTCGACGCCGCCGCGGCCGTACACCGGACCGCTCCGCCTTGCTATCATCGTGGACGACGGCGGCTACGGCGGCTGGATCACGGAAGAAATCCTGGCGCTGCCCAACACGCTAACACTTTCGATTCTTCCGCACGCGCCGTATAGTTACGAGACGGCGCAACGCGCGACGGAACTCGGTTTCGAGGTGATGCTTCACATGCCGATGGAGAATGTCTCGGGGAAGACGACGTATCCGGGCGAGATTACGGTGACCATGGACGAGAACGAGATGCTCGACCTCACGAACCAGGCGCTTTCAGACGTGCCCGGCGCGGTGGGGATCAACAACCATACCGGATCGAAGTTCACGTCGAACGCGGAGGCGATGCGTACGTGGCTGGACCTCATCAAAGAGCGCGGCTACTTTTTTATCGACAGCCGCACGTCGCGCTACGCATGCGCCTTCGAGGTTGCCGACGAGATGGAAATACCGTCAGCCGAGAACGATTTGTTTCTCGATCATCACGCGGGCCCCGACTACATCCGCGCGCGATTCAAACAAGTGATCGAAATGGTCAAACGCCACGGGCAGGCGATTGCGATTTGCCATTTCCGCAAGAATACCGTGCCGATCCTCAAAGCGATGATGCCGCAATTCGAGAAGGAAGGCATCGAGATCGTCCACGCCTCGACGCTGGTCCGCTGA
- a CDS encoding GNAT family N-acetyltransferase produces the protein MSERTRDEVRCRSASLEEILSLREAIIIAGTNRPSEFPGDRDAATIHFGAFIGDENVCCGTFMLNEWFDEPAYQLRGMATKPELRARGIGAAMLAEAERYIAEHTAVRQLWCSARIGAVHFYKGIGWSVASDIYDVPNIGPHRKMCKRIELALRD, from the coding sequence ATGAGCGAGCGTACGCGTGATGAAGTGCGTTGCCGTAGTGCATCGTTGGAAGAAATCCTTTCGTTGCGCGAAGCGATCATCATTGCCGGAACGAACCGCCCGTCGGAGTTTCCCGGCGACCGCGACGCGGCCACGATTCATTTCGGCGCGTTTATCGGCGACGAAAACGTCTGTTGCGGGACGTTCATGCTCAACGAATGGTTCGACGAACCGGCCTATCAGTTGCGCGGGATGGCGACGAAGCCCGAACTTCGCGCGCGCGGCATCGGTGCGGCGATGCTGGCCGAGGCGGAGCGATACATCGCGGAACACACCGCCGTGCGCCAACTGTGGTGCAGCGCGCGAATCGGCGCGGTCCACTTCTATAAAGGCATCGGCTGGAGCGTCGCGTCCGACATCTACGACGTGCCAAACATCGGTCCCCACCGCAAAATGTGCAAACGAATCGAACTCGCCCTTCGCGATTAA
- a CDS encoding twin-arginine translocase TatA/TatE family subunit encodes MIPNGSELIIILAIVALLFGANRLPMLARAVGQTVTEFKQAVTPRDPADRGKTAK; translated from the coding sequence ATGATTCCCAACGGCAGCGAACTGATCATTATTCTTGCGATTGTCGCGCTGCTTTTTGGCGCCAACCGATTGCCAATGCTTGCGCGCGCCGTCGGGCAGACTGTAACTGAATTCAAGCAGGCGGTGACACCGCGCGACCCCGCCGATCGCGGCAAGACTGCAAAGTAG
- a CDS encoding addiction module protein, with protein MTVAEKLRAMESIWEDLQRNPADVPSPAWHEDVLRAREHRVSEGQSHYGDWTDAKDWIRKQTR; from the coding sequence ATGACCGTCGCGGAAAAACTGCGGGCGATGGAATCGATATGGGAAGACCTCCAACGCAACCCCGCCGATGTGCCGTCGCCCGCCTGGCACGAGGACGTCCTGCGCGCTCGCGAACACCGCGTCAGCGAGGGCCAATCGCACTACGGCGACTGGACCGACGCCAAAGATTGGATTCGCAAGCAGACCCGATGA
- a CDS encoding glutamate racemase has translation MANRSAPLGIFDSGVGGLTVFRRIAERMPAESIIYLGDTARVPYGTKSADTVARYARSCADVLMDRGIKMLIVACNTASAYALDSLRRDLPVPVIGVIEPGAKRAVAATRANHIGVIGTAGTINSKKYQETIHEYAPAARVSTKPCPLFVPLAEEGWVSGPVPEQVAHEYLTELCEQGIDTLVLGCTHYPLLKDVIAKAVGPGVTLVDSAEATSESVADVLTHHDDDNSGASKGARTFLVTDAPESFARVGRRFLADEITDVEWVDI, from the coding sequence ATGGCAAACCGCAGTGCGCCGCTCGGGATCTTCGACAGCGGAGTGGGTGGGCTAACCGTTTTTCGACGGATTGCGGAGCGCATGCCCGCCGAGTCCATCATCTATCTGGGCGACACGGCGCGCGTGCCGTACGGCACGAAATCGGCGGATACGGTCGCGCGTTATGCGCGGAGTTGCGCGGACGTGTTGATGGATCGCGGCATCAAGATGTTGATCGTCGCGTGCAACACGGCGTCCGCGTATGCGCTTGATTCGCTGCGCCGCGACCTGCCGGTCCCGGTGATTGGCGTTATCGAACCGGGCGCGAAGCGCGCGGTTGCGGCGACGCGCGCCAACCACATCGGCGTGATCGGCACCGCGGGAACGATCAACAGCAAGAAATACCAGGAAACGATCCACGAGTACGCGCCGGCCGCGCGGGTTTCCACGAAGCCGTGCCCGCTGTTCGTTCCGCTCGCGGAAGAGGGCTGGGTTTCGGGGCCGGTGCCTGAGCAGGTCGCTCACGAATACCTGACTGAACTGTGCGAACAAGGCATCGACACGCTCGTCCTCGGGTGCACGCACTACCCGTTGTTGAAGGACGTTATCGCGAAGGCGGTTGGGCCCGGCGTCACGCTGGTCGATAGCGCGGAAGCGACGTCGGAGAGCGTGGCCGACGTGCTGACGCACCATGACGACGACAATAGCGGCGCGTCGAAGGGAGCGCGAACGTTTCTAGTCACCGACGCGCCGGAATCGTTTGCGCGCGTTGGTAGACGGTTTTTGGCGGATGAGATTACCGACGTGGAATGGGTGGACATCTGA
- a CDS encoding twin-arginine translocase TatA/TatE family subunit codes for MPAGSELIIILVVVLIIFGPTKLPQLGRSIGSAITEFKDGLKKKDDGDGTSGDTSNSPSA; via the coding sequence ATGCCGGCAGGTTCCGAGCTGATCATCATATTGGTCGTTGTGCTCATCATTTTTGGGCCGACGAAACTGCCGCAACTCGGCCGTTCCATCGGCTCCGCCATCACCGAGTTCAAGGACGGGCTGAAGAAGAAGGACGACGGCGACGGCACCTCCGGCGACACGTCCAACAGCCCGAGCGCGTAG
- a CDS encoding GerMN domain-containing protein has protein sequence MGQPQRPTFFRKAGLAAWALFTLILLFCVLLLANELLKSGKNPLDLSAIEEEQGGDEPGPVAVSQLGNAYIYAVSGDGAMLVPELRSIPLGEFTVENCRAALDELKKPTQGGTNLPVLPVSAECNAMYLLSGGELVVDFSTSLQLGVPRSAGAEAILVYGVVNTLTQQSLKGGKSDAVKTVRFLIDGAVPRETFPAHLDLSRPVAPDAQWNTKTEAAQ, from the coding sequence ATGGGCCAACCGCAAAGACCGACATTTTTCCGCAAAGCGGGCCTGGCCGCGTGGGCCCTGTTCACGCTGATTCTGCTGTTTTGCGTATTGCTGCTCGCCAACGAGTTGCTGAAGTCCGGGAAGAACCCGCTGGATCTCAGCGCGATCGAAGAAGAACAAGGGGGCGACGAACCGGGACCGGTCGCGGTGTCGCAACTTGGGAACGCGTACATCTATGCGGTGAGCGGCGATGGCGCGATGCTGGTGCCCGAGCTTCGCAGCATACCGTTGGGCGAGTTTACAGTCGAGAATTGCCGCGCGGCGCTCGATGAACTCAAGAAGCCGACCCAAGGCGGCACTAATCTTCCGGTGCTTCCTGTGTCCGCGGAATGCAACGCGATGTACCTTTTGTCCGGCGGCGAACTCGTTGTCGACTTTTCGACATCGTTGCAGCTTGGCGTTCCGAGGAGCGCAGGCGCCGAGGCGATTCTGGTGTACGGCGTCGTCAATACGCTGACGCAGCAGTCACTCAAGGGCGGGAAGAGCGATGCAGTGAAGACCGTGCGATTTCTTATTGATGGCGCGGTCCCGCGCGAGACGTTTCCCGCGCACCTTGACTTGTCGCGTCCCGTAGCGCCGGACGCGCAGTGGAACACCAAAACCGAGGCGGCGCAGTAG
- a CDS encoding N-acetylmuramoyl-L-alanine amidase encodes MAVALAETATYSARVGEELRTSTVEVVRIDNLPSVSVKRLVADFGGQVKVSGNSVQVTLQSASATLTLGDTEVIAASRFTIQRPPRVYENDIYIDPGDVAPFLTYAFKLDVRTGAATTTADPAAAPTVPSGRKLRVVLDAGHGGTDAGAAGQLGMPEKTITRAIAEKVGKLIASGCDASYTRSEDRQIPTSERVGKANVELKGDLLVSIHVGASASKTASGFEFFCPMGSGDPLSSRSLGLARSMSNAMAESTGLAPRGVRQAPCRIFTNLQVPGVLVEVGCITNATEEALLADPGHQDKLAQGIANGILAYAGAKAQ; translated from the coding sequence TTGGCTGTTGCGCTTGCGGAGACGGCCACGTATTCGGCGCGTGTCGGAGAGGAACTGCGCACGTCGACTGTGGAAGTTGTGCGAATCGATAACCTGCCGAGCGTTTCGGTGAAGCGGTTGGTGGCGGATTTCGGCGGCCAGGTCAAGGTTTCGGGAAACAGCGTTCAAGTAACGCTGCAAAGCGCCAGCGCGACGCTGACGCTTGGCGACACCGAAGTTATTGCAGCGAGCCGGTTCACGATACAGCGCCCACCGCGGGTATACGAAAACGACATCTATATCGATCCCGGGGACGTTGCGCCGTTCCTCACCTATGCATTCAAGCTGGATGTTCGCACGGGCGCAGCCACGACGACCGCGGATCCGGCGGCAGCGCCGACTGTTCCCTCGGGAAGGAAGCTGCGCGTAGTCCTCGACGCGGGGCACGGCGGCACGGACGCCGGCGCCGCGGGCCAGTTGGGCATGCCGGAGAAGACAATCACGCGCGCGATCGCGGAGAAAGTTGGCAAGCTGATCGCGTCCGGGTGCGACGCTTCGTACACGCGCTCGGAAGACCGGCAGATTCCGACGAGCGAGCGCGTCGGCAAGGCGAATGTCGAATTGAAGGGCGATTTGCTGGTCAGCATTCACGTTGGCGCAAGCGCATCGAAGACGGCCAGCGGTTTCGAGTTTTTCTGTCCGATGGGATCGGGCGATCCGCTTTCGTCGCGCAGCCTTGGGCTTGCGCGGAGCATGTCGAACGCAATGGCAGAATCCACCGGTTTGGCGCCGCGCGGGGTGCGGCAGGCGCCGTGCCGCATATTCACGAACCTGCAGGTCCCGGGGGTGTTGGTCGAAGTAGGGTGCATCACAAACGCGACGGAAGAAGCGCTGCTCGCGGACCCCGGGCATCAGGACAAGCTTGCGCAGGGCATCGCGAACGGCATTCTCGCGTACGCCGGTGCGAAGGCGCAGTAG
- a CDS encoding CocE/NonD family hydrolase, whose product MRLNSISRACAVVLWQAGLVSAAAHEHIRQPAAIPMRDTPHTLAADVYLPAAAGSWPVVLIQTPYNKNLFAPVFEFEFSADPLLESPDYAFVVLDWRGYFGSAGAAYSGSPSRGEDGYDAVEWIAAQPWCTGNVGTWGASALGNVQMHTAAEHPPSLKGCVPIVYHYGETYDQYYPGGVYQKSRNDFVGGTFGGGALVRNNPHYNALWQFVEATTGDWSAIDLPMLHVSGWYDHETAITIREMQGVQSSGGAGAQGKQKLVIGPWAHSSIGALAQGELEYPAAEFYSSQAAIEFFDRYLRGIDNGWEARPNIEYFRMNDDVWIDAASWPPAGTAPQTFYLHADGSLANSAPATPGSLSYTSDPNDPVPTVFGATIGSTLGEQGPGDLSGVEARADVLTFTTPVLTAPLVLEGQASARLYFECDAVDTDFAVRLMQVYPDGRSMLVVDGIRRASLRNGFETREPLSAGTVYEVTVTIPPVSIAIPAGHRLRVSVGPSNYDRFDKNMQDGSDLSDEAGAVATSAQVTLHFSAARPSALTLPVVSAGPDSDGDGYPDSVDAFPFRPDEWADADGDGLGDNFEQTIIDHNAGDGIAALVDVLPGDDYDGDGLTNVQEFLAGTDPTEAASPMPAARAGSTAAVVALIAGAGTFAVLRRMTAGRRMGPTRRMG is encoded by the coding sequence GTGCGATTGAATTCGATTTCACGCGCGTGCGCGGTGGTGTTGTGGCAGGCCGGGCTTGTGAGCGCGGCGGCGCACGAGCATATCCGGCAGCCGGCCGCCATTCCCATGCGGGACACGCCGCACACCTTGGCGGCGGACGTCTATTTGCCAGCGGCGGCCGGGAGTTGGCCGGTCGTGCTGATCCAGACGCCGTACAACAAGAACCTGTTCGCGCCGGTGTTCGAGTTCGAGTTTTCGGCTGACCCGCTTTTGGAAAGTCCGGATTACGCATTCGTTGTGCTCGATTGGCGCGGGTACTTCGGGTCGGCGGGGGCGGCGTATTCGGGAAGCCCAAGCCGGGGCGAGGACGGCTACGACGCCGTCGAATGGATCGCGGCCCAGCCGTGGTGCACGGGCAATGTGGGGACATGGGGCGCGTCCGCGTTGGGCAACGTACAGATGCACACCGCCGCGGAGCACCCGCCGTCGCTCAAGGGCTGCGTGCCCATCGTGTATCACTACGGCGAAACGTACGACCAATACTATCCCGGCGGGGTGTATCAGAAGAGCCGCAACGATTTTGTGGGAGGTACGTTCGGCGGCGGCGCGCTTGTGCGCAACAATCCGCACTACAACGCGCTGTGGCAGTTCGTCGAGGCGACGACGGGTGACTGGAGCGCGATCGATTTGCCGATGCTGCACGTATCGGGTTGGTACGACCACGAGACGGCGATCACGATTCGCGAGATGCAAGGCGTTCAGTCGAGCGGCGGCGCGGGCGCGCAGGGCAAGCAGAAACTCGTCATTGGCCCGTGGGCGCACAGCAGCATCGGCGCCCTGGCGCAGGGAGAACTCGAGTATCCCGCGGCGGAGTTTTATTCGTCTCAGGCCGCGATCGAGTTTTTCGACCGGTACCTGCGCGGTATCGACAATGGCTGGGAGGCCCGCCCGAATATCGAGTATTTCCGGATGAACGACGACGTCTGGATCGACGCAGCTTCGTGGCCGCCCGCAGGCACGGCCCCGCAGACCTTCTATCTTCACGCCGATGGTTCGTTGGCGAACAGCGCGCCGGCGACGCCGGGTAGCCTTTCGTACACTTCCGATCCGAACGATCCGGTCCCGACGGTCTTCGGCGCGACAATTGGATCGACGCTCGGCGAGCAGGGGCCGGGCGATCTGAGCGGGGTGGAAGCGCGCGCGGACGTGCTGACGTTTACCACGCCCGTCCTCACCGCGCCGCTGGTGTTGGAGGGGCAGGCGTCGGCGCGGCTGTATTTCGAGTGCGACGCAGTGGACACGGATTTTGCCGTGCGGCTTATGCAGGTATATCCCGATGGCCGGTCCATGCTGGTTGTTGACGGGATTCGGCGGGCGTCGTTGCGAAACGGGTTCGAGACGCGCGAACCGCTCAGCGCGGGGACCGTGTACGAAGTCACCGTGACGATTCCGCCGGTGTCGATCGCGATTCCCGCGGGACACCGGTTGCGCGTCTCGGTCGGTCCGTCGAACTACGACCGCTTCGACAAGAACATGCAGGACGGGTCGGACCTTTCGGACGAGGCCGGGGCCGTGGCCACCAGCGCGCAAGTGACGCTCCACTTCAGCGCGGCGCGCCCATCGGCGCTTACGCTTCCCGTCGTGTCAGCGGGACCGGATTCGGACGGGGACGGTTACCCGGACAGCGTCGATGCGTTTCCGTTTCGTCCGGACGAGTGGGCGGACGCGGACGGAGACGGTCTTGGCGACAACTTCGAGCAGACCATCATCGACCACAATGCCGGCGACGGCATCGCTGCGCTTGTGGACGTGCTGCCGGGGGATGACTACGACGGCGACGGTCTGACGAACGTTCAGGAATTCCTCGCCGGGACGGACCCCACCGAGGCGGCCTCGCCGATGCCGGCGGCGCGCGCCGGATCGACCGCTGCCGTCGTCGCGTTGATTGCCGGTGCGGGGACGTTTGCCGTGTTGCGGCGGATGACGGCAGGGAGGCGGATGGGGCCGACCCGGCGCATGGGATGA
- the tsaD gene encoding tRNA (adenosine(37)-N6)-threonylcarbamoyltransferase complex transferase subunit TsaD, with the protein MRVMGIETSCDETGVAVIEDGRHIIASEVASQIDVHAAFGGVVPEIASRQHTECIYQLTERVLEKAGGRPDVVAATHGPGLMGSLLVGVNFAKALAYSWRAPYVPVHHIEGHIFSVFLAESAPVFPFLTLIVSGGHTCLIRCDRPHEYAMLGTTRDDAVGECFDKVARLLNLPYPGGPSIQRAAETGDPRAIAFPRAMASGDSLEFSYSGLKTAVLYKLRENGHKMEDVAASFQYAAIDILIRKTRAALERTGLPALVVAGGVAANKHLRERLAVDIPVPVFVPPFSLCVDNGAMIAAAAHSLFQNGRTGDLRSTARATWPLA; encoded by the coding sequence ATGCGCGTGATGGGAATCGAGACGTCCTGCGACGAAACCGGCGTCGCCGTTATCGAGGATGGGCGGCACATCATTGCGAGCGAGGTCGCCTCTCAGATCGATGTGCACGCTGCGTTCGGCGGTGTCGTGCCGGAGATTGCATCGCGCCAACACACCGAGTGTATTTATCAACTCACGGAGCGTGTGCTCGAGAAGGCGGGGGGCAGGCCCGACGTCGTCGCGGCGACGCACGGCCCCGGGCTGATGGGATCGCTCTTGGTCGGCGTGAATTTTGCGAAGGCCCTCGCGTATTCGTGGCGCGCGCCGTACGTGCCGGTGCACCATATCGAGGGGCACATCTTCTCCGTGTTTCTCGCGGAATCCGCGCCGGTGTTTCCGTTTCTCACGCTTATTGTCAGCGGCGGGCACACGTGTCTCATTCGCTGCGATAGGCCCCATGAGTATGCGATGCTCGGCACGACGCGCGACGACGCGGTCGGCGAATGTTTCGACAAGGTGGCGCGTCTGCTGAACCTGCCGTATCCCGGCGGGCCGTCGATTCAACGCGCGGCGGAGACCGGCGACCCGCGGGCGATCGCATTTCCGCGCGCGATGGCGTCGGGCGATTCGCTGGAATTCAGTTACAGCGGGCTCAAGACGGCAGTGCTCTACAAGTTGCGCGAGAATGGGCACAAAATGGAAGACGTCGCGGCATCGTTCCAATACGCGGCTATCGACATTCTGATTCGCAAGACTCGCGCCGCCCTCGAGCGGACGGGGTTGCCTGCTCTCGTGGTTGCGGGCGGCGTTGCCGCGAACAAGCACTTGCGCGAACGTCTTGCCGTGGACATTCCTGTGCCGGTGTTTGTGCCGCCGTTTTCGCTTTGTGTCGATAACGGCGCGATGATCGCCGCCGCCGCGCATTCGCTTTTTCAGAACGGGCGGACGGGAGATTTGCGTTCGACGGCGCGGGCGACGTGGCCGTTAGCATAG